In Longimicrobium sp., the genomic stretch GGGCGGGCACGGGCAGCCACGTGGGGCGGCCCCTACGGGTTTGGGTGCGCGAAGGGCGTAGGTCGGGGTGGCGGAAAGGGTGGGCAGACACGCAGGTCTGCCCCTACCGCTATTCGTTCGTCGTCGCGGGTGTCGGAGCAGCGTCGAACACGGGCGCGATGAATCGCGCCCCTACCGGATCTGCGTGAGGGCGCCCCGCAGTTCTCCCCCTCACCCGCCCTGCGCCCCCGCAGGCGGGGGAGGGGGCCGGGGGGAGGGGGCCCTTCGCAAACCCAAGCCCCCTCTCTCGATATCGGCGAGGGCGCAGCCCTCTCCTGTTATCGGGAGAGGGGGCAGGCGAGTGTAACGAGCCGGGGGTGAGGGCCTACCGCCCCCACAACACCCACCGCACCCGCAGCGCCATCAGCAGCGCGACGACCGCGAGGGACGCCACCAGTCCGGCCCAGATGCCGACGTGGGCGAGCGGGGTGTGGAAGCCCAGCCAGTACGCCACCGGGAAGCCCACGCCCCAGTAGCCCAGCAGCGTGATCCACATGGGAATGCGCGTGTCGGCGGCGCCGCGGAGGACGCAGATGCCGGCGACCTGGGCGCCGTCGAAGAGCTGGAAGAGCGCGGCAAGCAGGAGGAGCGTGCTGGCCAGCGTGACGATGCGCGGGTCGTCGGTGTAGAGGCCGACCACCGCCTCGGGCCAGGTCACGAAGAGGAGCGCGCACGCCGCCATGAAGGAGAGCGCCACCAGGTACGTCGCCAGCGCGGCGCGGTGCACCCCGCGCGCGTTCCCCGCCCCCACGTGCTGCCCCACCCGCACCGATCCCGCGATGCTGGCCCCCAGCGGCACCATGTAGGTGGTGGAGGCGATGCTGATCGTCACCTGGTGCGCGGCGAGCTGCAGGGCGCCCAACCACCCCATCATTACCGCGGAGAGGGCAAAGATCCCCACCTCGGCGCCGAGCTGCGCGCCCACGGGCACCCCCAGCCCCGTGATCCGCCGCAGCCGCGCGACCACCGGCCGCAGCGACACGCCGCGGAACGGGTGCAGCCCGGAGGCGCGAAGGACGTAGACGATCATCCCCGCGAGCATCGCCCAGCGCACGGCCGAGGTCGCGATGCCGGAGCCGACCACGCCGAGCGGCCGCACCACGCCGGGGACGCCCCAGATCAGCGCCCAGTTTCCCAGCACGTTCAGCGTCACCCCCACGAAGCTC encodes the following:
- a CDS encoding MATE family efflux transporter, yielding MSHALRRRRRLFLHEVRELARIAGPIVVAQLGGIAMNTTDTIMVGRLGATALAAAGIASSLQFAMIVVCNGIVMGMSPLVSQAFGAGDRDECRRVLVQGLWLAAALAIPGTLLSVSGRRVSLLLGQAPEVALLAGDYLAALAPGVLPLLLFMAFRQYLEGMGVSRPAMWLSFVGVTLNVLGNWALIWGVPGVVRPLGVVGSGIATSAVRWAMLAGMIVYVLRASGLHPFRGVSLRPVVARLRRITGLGVPVGAQLGAEVGIFALSAVMMGWLGALQLAAHQVTISIASTTYMVPLGASIAGSVRVGQHVGAGNARGVHRAALATYLVALSFMAACALLFVTWPEAVVGLYTDDPRIVTLASTLLLLAALFQLFDGAQVAGICVLRGAADTRIPMWITLLGYWGVGFPVAYWLGFHTPLAHVGIWAGLVASLAVVALLMALRVRWVLWGR